One Arcobacter sp. FWKO B genomic window, AGTGACTTGTAGATGAAATAAACTGCCCATGCAAAAACTGCACCTATAAATATGGTTTCTAACATTTATTTACCTTTACATTCAGAACAAATACCATAAATCGTCATATTGTGTGATTCTATAGTAAAACCATTTGCAGTAGCAATTTCTAGTTGTGATTTTTCTATATCTTCATCAAAAAACTCAACAACCTTGCCACACTCTGTACATATGATATGGTCATGATGTTCATCTAGTGCTATTTCGTAGCTTTTTGTATTGGAGTTATCTTTTACTATCGATGATACAATATTTGAATTTTCTAAGAAATTAAGATTTCTGTATACTGTAGCAATACCAATGTTTATTTGGTATTTTTTCTTAATAATAGATGCAATTTCTTCAGCATTTAAATGTCTTTTATCTTCAAAAAGAACTTTTAAAATAGCCTCT contains:
- a CDS encoding FeoB-associated Cys-rich membrane protein, producing MLETIFIGAVFAWAVYFIYKSLFKSSGCGCGKNSCSKK
- a CDS encoding Fur family transcriptional regulator; its protein translation is MENKNFDSFMKSFSTYLKKAGLSNTVQKEAILKVLFEDKRHLNAEEIASIIKKKYQINIGIATVYRNLNFLENSNIVSSIVKDNSNTKSYEIALDEHHDHIICTECGKVVEFFDEDIEKSQLEIATANGFTIESHNMTIYGICSECKGK